A genome region from Meriones unguiculatus strain TT.TT164.6M chromosome 19, Bangor_MerUng_6.1, whole genome shotgun sequence includes the following:
- the LOC110560228 gene encoding putative vomeronasal receptor-like protein 4 encodes MNWNNIVQTTVFLSLTGPGIVGNILVFVRHVYTYALGTEKKPVDLILIHLTFSNMIIICSTVIRDVATVFYFRNFLGDIGCKAVVYLARMARGLFICTTCLLSMVQAVTISPRTTIWRNLKPQTSWQVLTYVFLFWIFNVLTSVNLLYYITGGSGMNRSATAGYIGHCYMLPSRNVVKWLFLSLMSVRDLIFQSLMGWSSGYISFHLYKHHKRVFYLHSYRFVNSFSPEIRAAQSVLVLMICFLFFYWTDFIFSFYTGSMVSHDSIILNIKTCLVLGYAVLSPFVLMSRDAPVAKSLSSH; translated from the coding sequence ATGAACTGGAATAACATTGTCCAGACAACAGTCTTTCTTTCACTTACTGGACCTGGAATTGTAGGAAACATCCTAGTATTTGTGagacatgtgtacacatatgctTTGGGGACTGAAAAAAAGCCTGTGGACCTTATTCTCATCCACTTGACATTTTCTAATATGATCATTATTTGTAGCACAGTGATCAGAGATGTAGCCACAGTGTTTTACTTTAGAAACTTCCTAGGAGATATTGGCTGTAAAGCTGTGGTTTATCTGGCAAGGATGGCACGGGGCCTCTTCATCTGCACCACCTGTCTCCTCAGCATGGTCCAGGCTGTCACCATCAGTCCCAGAACCACCATTTGGAGAAATCTCAAACCACAGACCTCATGGCAAGTTCTTACCTATGTCTTTCTCTTTTGGATCTTTAACGTTCTCACGAGTGTCAACTTGTTGTACTATATAACAGGAGGCAGTGGCATGAACAGATCTGCAACTGCAGGGTACATTGGGCATTGTTATATGTTGCCTTCCAGGAACGTAGTTAAGTGGCTTTTCCTTTCACTCATGAGTGTTCGTGATCTCATCTTTCAGAGTCTCATGGGCTGGAGCAGTGGATACATTTCTTTTCACCTGTATAAACATCACAAGCGTGTCTTCTACCTTCATAGCTACAGGTTTGTAAATAGTTTCAGTCCAGAGATCAGAGCTGCACAGAGTGTCCTTGTTCTCATGAtctgtttcctcttcttttaTTGGACAGACTTCATTTTCTCGTTTTACACAGGTTCCATGGTGTCACATGATTCCATTATACTAAATATTAAAACATGTCTAGTACTTGGTTATGCtgttctcagcccctttgtcttgaTGAGCAGAGATGCCCCTGTTGCTAAATCCTTGAGTTCTCACTGA